Proteins encoded within one genomic window of Humulus lupulus chromosome 1, drHumLupu1.1, whole genome shotgun sequence:
- the LOC133818764 gene encoding uncharacterized protein LOC133818764: MRMLAYGASTDYVDEYIRIGETIAIECLVNFVWGVNDIFGTEYLRWPNAGDIRRLLQMGGGGVRGFPGMLGSIDCMHWEWKIFPVAWKGQLTRGDHDKPTIMLEAVASQDLWIWHAFFSVPGSNNDLNVLNQSPLFTYILQGKAPRAEFTINGTQYNKGYYLVDGIYPEWGTFVKTIPLPQGEKIKLFVRCQEAVRKDVEKAFRVL, encoded by the coding sequence ATGCGAATGCTGGCATATGGAGCGTCTACCGATTATGTTGATGAGTATATTCGAATTGGTGAAACCATCGCTATTGAATGTCTAGTCAATTTCGTTTGGGGAGTGAATGATATTTTTGGGACTGAATATTTAAGATGGCCCAATGCTGGGGACATTCGTCGCTTACTtcaaatggggggggggggggtgcgtGGTTTTCCAGGCATGTTGGGAAGCATTGATTGTATGCACTGGGAATGGAAAATTTTCCCAGTTGCATGGAAAGGCCAATTAACACGAGGTGATCATGACAAACCAACAATCATGCTTGAAGCAGTTGCGTCACAAGATCTTTGGATATGGCATGCATTTTTTAGTGTTCCAGGATCCAATAATGATCTCAACGTGTTAAATCAATCCCCATTATTCACTTATATCTTACAAGGGAAAGCTCCAAGAGCTGAGTTTACGATAAATGGCACACAATACAACAAGGGGTACTATCTAGTAGATGGTATCTATCCAGAGTGGGGTACATTTGTTAAAACTATCCCACTGCCTCaaggagagaaaataaaattatttgtCCGATGCCAAGAAGCGGTACGCAAAGATGTTGAGAAAGCATTCAGAGTACTTTGA